Proteins from one Phytoactinopolyspora mesophila genomic window:
- a CDS encoding DUF6153 family protein, translating to MLLLLIGALSLGVVAMHQLAGPAPSSHSAAAMVGQHAPSLHDETRHGAAHDEPAAHSTGTTAASSSSNSAGHSSDHDHLLHLCLAILSAIIMALGTWLLTNPWLRAATSRFTRRAGWNTALLRPPRRPHGFALLLSLGVMRT from the coding sequence GTGTTATTGCTGCTGATCGGCGCGCTGTCACTGGGCGTGGTGGCCATGCACCAGCTCGCCGGTCCCGCGCCATCGTCGCACTCCGCCGCGGCAATGGTCGGTCAGCATGCTCCTTCGCTTCACGACGAGACCCGGCACGGCGCTGCACACGATGAACCCGCCGCCCACAGCACCGGCACCACGGCCGCGTCGTCCTCGTCAAACAGCGCTGGCCACTCGTCTGACCATGACCATCTTCTGCATCTCTGCCTCGCCATTCTGAGCGCCATCATCATGGCGCTGGGCACATGGCTGCTGACCAACCCATGGCTTCGGGCGGCAACATCCCGGTTCACGCGTCGCGCCGGATGGAACACCGCACTGCTGCGGCCGCCTCGTCGTCCGCACGGCTTCGCGCTTCTGCTGTCGCTCGGCGTGATGCGGACCTAG
- the trpS gene encoding tryptophan--tRNA ligase, protein MTNTVNPAIIRETLLADPGDVQTFPERYRVLTGDRPTGPLHIGHYLGTLRNRVELQALGVETYVVIADYQVITDRHLPASIATTVHEVVLDYLAAGLNPQRTTIFTHSSVPALNQLLLPFLALTSVAEMQRNPTVKDEAEAAGIRSISGLLLTYPVHQAADILFCHGNLVPVGADQLPHIEQARLLARRFNERFSAGRSLFAEPQGLLSPAPTLLGVDGRKMSKSRRNGIALSAGEDETADLIRRAVTDSERLITFEPERRPEVASLLLMGALCGGSDPAELAMEVGDSGASGLKRVVTEAVNEHLRPLRARRAELAAHPELVRDVLRAGSERANDVANRTLADVQDAMGMRY, encoded by the coding sequence ATGACGAACACCGTGAACCCGGCGATCATCCGTGAGACCCTGCTGGCTGATCCCGGCGACGTCCAGACATTTCCGGAACGCTACCGCGTGCTGACCGGCGATCGCCCCACGGGCCCGCTGCACATTGGGCACTACCTGGGGACACTACGCAATCGGGTCGAGCTACAGGCACTCGGCGTGGAGACCTACGTGGTGATCGCGGATTATCAGGTCATCACCGACCGCCACCTTCCAGCCAGCATCGCGACCACCGTGCACGAGGTCGTCCTCGACTACCTCGCTGCCGGTCTGAATCCCCAGCGAACCACCATCTTCACCCACAGCTCGGTGCCGGCCCTCAACCAGCTGCTACTGCCGTTCCTGGCGCTCACCAGCGTCGCCGAGATGCAGCGGAATCCAACGGTCAAGGATGAGGCCGAGGCAGCCGGCATCCGCTCCATCAGCGGCCTACTCCTGACCTATCCGGTGCACCAAGCCGCCGACATCCTGTTCTGTCATGGCAACCTGGTGCCCGTCGGCGCGGACCAATTGCCGCACATCGAACAGGCACGGCTACTGGCCCGCCGGTTCAACGAGCGCTTCTCCGCCGGGCGTTCGCTGTTCGCCGAACCACAAGGGCTACTGTCGCCGGCGCCGACGCTGCTCGGCGTCGACGGCCGGAAGATGAGCAAGAGCCGCCGCAACGGCATCGCCCTCAGCGCCGGCGAGGACGAGACCGCGGACCTCATCCGGCGCGCAGTCACTGACAGCGAACGGCTGATCACCTTCGAGCCCGAGCGGCGGCCCGAGGTCGCCAGTCTGCTGCTCATGGGGGCGTTGTGCGGTGGTTCGGACCCGGCCGAGCTGGCCATGGAGGTCGGCGACAGCGGCGCCAGCGGCCTCAAACGCGTGGTCACCGAAGCCGTCAACGAACACCTGCGACCACTCCGGGCACGACGCGCTGAGCTCGCCGCCCATCCGGAACTCGTCCGCGACGTGTTGCGCGCCGGGAGCGAGCGCGCCAACGACGTCGCCAACCGGACACTCGCTGACGTTCAGGACGCGATGGGCATGCGCTACTGA
- a CDS encoding FAD-binding oxidoreductase: protein MTPTQDLEARLHGTLIRPGDAAYDDARAVWNGMIDRRPALIICCANAHDVATAIAYARQHAMPLSVRGGGHNVAGTAVPDDGIVVDLSRMREVQVDAARRRVRAQGGATIGDVDRASQAAGLAVPLGLVSQTGIAGLTLAGGIGWLRRAYGTSSDNLAAADVITAAGERLHVSETENPELLWGLRGGGGGLGAVTSFEYHAYPVGPDVSFALVFHTWQDAQSALRNYREWASTAPDEVSSFAILWHAPALDEIPAEYHHTPVVTFAAMHLGDSAEARHDLAPLRDFGNPIADLSDVIPYLDAQRAFDDDYPAHELRYYWKSLYLTGLDDDALGLLTKINEASPSPHSTLDIWQLGGAFSRVGAEETAFGDRSAPFLLGIEANWESPDDDNANIQWARNAHQAMSAYSTGAEYLNFPGFYEEGEQVLRASLGANFERLIALRKQHDPTGLFSRR from the coding sequence GTGACCCCAACCCAGGATCTCGAAGCTCGACTTCATGGCACGCTGATCCGCCCCGGTGATGCCGCGTACGACGACGCGCGAGCCGTCTGGAACGGCATGATCGACCGTCGTCCGGCGCTCATCATCTGCTGTGCCAACGCCCACGACGTCGCGACCGCGATCGCCTACGCACGCCAGCACGCTATGCCGCTGTCCGTGCGCGGTGGCGGCCACAACGTGGCGGGCACCGCGGTACCTGACGACGGGATCGTCGTCGATCTGTCCCGGATGAGGGAAGTGCAGGTCGACGCTGCTCGCCGCCGAGTCCGGGCGCAGGGCGGCGCGACGATCGGCGACGTGGACCGCGCTTCTCAAGCTGCCGGCCTGGCCGTTCCGTTGGGCCTGGTCAGCCAGACGGGTATTGCCGGGCTGACGCTGGCCGGTGGAATCGGGTGGCTGCGCCGCGCCTACGGAACCAGTTCGGACAATCTGGCCGCCGCGGACGTCATCACGGCAGCCGGCGAGCGGTTGCACGTCAGTGAAACCGAGAACCCAGAACTGCTCTGGGGCTTGCGTGGAGGCGGAGGCGGCCTCGGCGCCGTGACGTCGTTCGAATATCACGCCTATCCCGTCGGGCCAGACGTATCGTTCGCCCTCGTCTTCCACACTTGGCAGGACGCCCAGAGCGCGCTGCGAAACTACCGTGAGTGGGCCAGCACAGCACCGGACGAGGTCAGCTCGTTCGCGATCCTGTGGCACGCGCCCGCGCTCGACGAGATCCCGGCCGAGTACCATCACACGCCCGTGGTCACGTTTGCCGCGATGCATCTGGGCGACTCCGCTGAGGCACGTCACGACCTCGCGCCGTTGCGCGACTTCGGCAATCCGATCGCCGATCTCAGCGACGTCATCCCGTACCTCGACGCTCAGCGAGCCTTCGACGACGACTACCCAGCACACGAGCTGCGTTACTACTGGAAGTCGCTGTACCTCACCGGGCTTGACGACGACGCCCTCGGCTTGCTGACCAAGATCAATGAGGCAAGCCCGTCGCCACATTCGACCCTCGATATCTGGCAGCTCGGCGGCGCGTTCAGCCGGGTGGGCGCCGAGGAGACCGCATTCGGGGATCGTTCCGCGCCGTTCCTGCTCGGGATCGAGGCCAACTGGGAGAGTCCCGACGACGACAACGCGAACATCCAGTGGGCGAGGAACGCGCACCAGGCGATGAGCGCGTACTCCACGGGCGCGGAGTACCTGAACTTCCCCGGCTTCTACGAGGAGGGAGAACAAGTGCTGCGCGCGTCGTTAGGGGCGAATTTCGAGCGGCTCATCGCGCTGCGAAAGCAGCATGATCCGACCGGTCTCTTCAGCCGTCGCTGA
- a CDS encoding serine hydrolase, producing the protein MTGATIAKIERSFQDAGVFGCLHATDLHDRSREVSFQADEQVVLASVFKLPLAVAFARMVDAGEIDPLATTTFDPAQRTPGSTGIAAMTDPVTLSWRDAVRSMMTVSDNAAADALFDLVGASRISAMLADIGLTATRVVGGTRDLYASLVDDFGSASLDEAIRHVQNAATLSELSTFDAGRAANNVGTCLDMTKLLEAVWQDRAASSEQCAFLRSVMAQQVWTQRLAAAFPFDDVVVSGKTGTFVALRHECGVVEYPNGEAYAIAVFTLSTRGRLILPSADASIAHAAKLAVAALRHPAR; encoded by the coding sequence ATGACCGGGGCCACCATCGCGAAGATCGAGCGATCCTTCCAAGACGCCGGTGTCTTCGGTTGTCTGCATGCCACAGACCTGCACGACCGAAGCCGCGAGGTCAGCTTCCAGGCGGACGAACAAGTGGTGCTCGCCTCGGTGTTCAAACTGCCGTTGGCGGTTGCCTTCGCCCGCATGGTCGACGCAGGCGAGATCGACCCGCTCGCCACCACCACATTCGATCCGGCGCAACGCACTCCGGGGTCGACCGGCATCGCGGCGATGACCGATCCGGTCACGTTGTCCTGGCGGGACGCGGTGCGATCGATGATGACCGTCAGCGACAACGCGGCCGCCGATGCCCTGTTCGACCTCGTCGGGGCGAGCCGGATCAGCGCGATGCTCGCGGACATCGGCCTCACAGCGACCCGCGTCGTCGGCGGCACTCGTGATCTGTATGCGTCCCTGGTCGACGACTTCGGCAGCGCGTCGCTCGACGAAGCCATCCGGCACGTTCAAAACGCGGCGACGCTGTCCGAACTCAGCACCTTCGACGCCGGGCGCGCAGCCAACAACGTAGGAACGTGCCTCGACATGACCAAGCTGCTCGAAGCCGTCTGGCAAGACAGGGCTGCATCGAGCGAACAGTGCGCCTTCCTCCGCTCGGTGATGGCTCAGCAGGTCTGGACCCAACGGCTGGCCGCCGCGTTCCCGTTCGACGACGTCGTCGTGTCCGGCAAGACAGGGACGTTCGTCGCGCTGCGGCACGAGTGCGGCGTCGTCGAGTATCCCAATGGGGAGGCATATGCGATCGCTGTGTTCACCCTCTCGACACGCGGCCGGCTGATTTTGCCCAGCGCCGACGCCTCGATCGCCCACGCGGCGAAGCTCGCCGTCGCGGCGCTCCGCCACCCTGCTCGTTGA
- a CDS encoding penicillin-binding transpeptidase domain-containing protein codes for MSVPTHLGTRRMRGMAIAGIASTALILSSCSGDPPDPDPAAEAVAEALVSGEFGGVALAGAAASDVEAEFEEIVEGMGGLTRSVDVRAIVADEELEDAWAVTYDVSWNLSGDTNGTGGEANGDDAPPDDEPDDADETDDASEEDGEDDPGEDDSEASASVEWSYSTTARLILDDEGEDEQWRTEWAPSLLHPDLESGDRLRLRRQSAERAEIFGAGGSVLVTDRDVFRIGIDKTKFDDGTSEGDMVAAAEALADVVGVDPEGLGERVRATGDQAFVDAVTLRQTDVGSILNDIEDIDGAVALPDTMQLAPTREFARPILGTVGDATAEIVEESEGRIQAGDLVGTSGLQRQYDERLRGTPGLQIQIVPSDGDPSTVHENEPEAGEDLVTTLSIDLQMYAEDVLSDVGPPSAIVAVQPSTGHVLAAASGPGSEGYSTATLGQYAPGSTFKVATALALLRAGLTPDSSVECPDTINIDGREFGNYSAYPESALGEITLRTALAESCNTAFIGLNGEVPQSALAEAANSLGLGLGNENELGYSAFLGSAPDEADGTAHAASMIGQGELLASPLAMATVAASISAGETVAPRLVEGAGETDPEPSVPFDDDEAEQLRDMMYAAVDSGSATFLQSVPGERVGAKTGTAEYGTDSPPRTHAWMIAIQGDFAVAVFVEDGDSGSQTAGPLLEEFLSGI; via the coding sequence ATGAGCGTCCCAACACACCTCGGAACCCGCCGGATGCGGGGCATGGCCATCGCGGGTATCGCCTCGACGGCGCTCATTCTGTCGTCGTGCAGCGGCGACCCGCCCGACCCGGACCCGGCGGCCGAAGCAGTGGCCGAAGCGCTCGTCTCGGGAGAGTTCGGGGGCGTCGCATTGGCGGGTGCAGCTGCCAGTGACGTCGAGGCCGAGTTCGAAGAGATCGTCGAAGGCATGGGCGGGCTGACCAGGTCGGTCGACGTCCGGGCCATCGTGGCCGATGAGGAGCTCGAGGACGCGTGGGCCGTCACGTATGACGTCTCATGGAATCTGAGTGGTGACACCAACGGGACAGGCGGGGAAGCGAACGGCGACGACGCACCCCCGGACGACGAGCCGGACGACGCGGATGAGACGGACGACGCATCGGAAGAAGACGGGGAAGACGACCCCGGCGAAGATGACAGCGAGGCGAGTGCGTCCGTCGAGTGGTCTTACTCCACCACGGCGCGGCTGATCCTCGACGACGAGGGCGAGGATGAGCAATGGCGCACGGAGTGGGCGCCGTCGCTACTGCACCCCGACCTGGAGTCCGGTGACCGGCTCCGGCTGCGCCGCCAATCCGCCGAACGGGCCGAGATCTTTGGCGCGGGCGGGTCGGTCCTGGTGACTGACCGTGATGTGTTCCGCATCGGCATCGACAAGACCAAGTTCGACGACGGCACCAGTGAAGGCGACATGGTTGCTGCCGCGGAAGCGCTGGCCGACGTCGTCGGCGTTGATCCCGAGGGCCTTGGGGAGCGCGTCCGGGCGACGGGTGACCAAGCCTTCGTCGATGCCGTGACCCTGCGGCAGACCGATGTGGGCTCGATACTCAACGACATCGAAGACATCGACGGCGCCGTGGCATTACCGGACACCATGCAGCTCGCGCCGACTCGCGAATTCGCGCGGCCGATTCTGGGCACGGTCGGCGACGCGACAGCGGAGATCGTCGAGGAATCCGAAGGACGTATTCAAGCTGGCGACCTGGTAGGCACGTCCGGTCTGCAGCGTCAGTACGACGAACGGCTAAGGGGCACACCGGGGCTTCAGATACAGATCGTGCCGAGCGACGGCGACCCGTCGACCGTTCACGAGAACGAGCCCGAAGCGGGAGAGGACCTGGTCACCACCCTCAGCATCGACTTGCAGATGTATGCCGAAGATGTGCTGTCCGACGTGGGGCCGCCGAGCGCGATCGTCGCCGTCCAGCCGTCGACGGGTCATGTCTTGGCTGCGGCCAGTGGGCCCGGCAGCGAGGGCTACTCCACTGCCACGCTGGGACAGTACGCTCCTGGCTCGACCTTCAAAGTCGCCACGGCGCTGGCGTTGCTCCGCGCCGGGCTGACACCGGACAGTTCGGTCGAGTGCCCGGACACCATCAACATCGACGGCCGCGAGTTCGGCAACTACAGCGCCTACCCGGAGAGTGCCCTTGGCGAGATCACCCTCCGCACGGCGCTGGCTGAATCGTGCAACACCGCCTTCATCGGTCTGAACGGCGAAGTGCCGCAGAGCGCGCTCGCTGAGGCGGCCAATTCGCTGGGGCTTGGGCTGGGCAACGAGAACGAGCTGGGCTACTCGGCCTTTCTCGGATCCGCGCCAGACGAGGCCGACGGCACCGCGCATGCCGCTTCGATGATCGGTCAGGGCGAGCTGCTGGCTTCACCGCTGGCGATGGCGACCGTCGCGGCGTCGATCTCCGCCGGAGAGACGGTGGCGCCACGCCTCGTCGAGGGGGCCGGCGAGACGGACCCCGAACCGTCTGTTCCGTTTGATGACGACGAGGCGGAGCAACTGCGCGACATGATGTACGCGGCGGTGGACAGCGGGAGCGCGACTTTCTTGCAGAGTGTCCCCGGTGAGCGAGTGGGGGCCAAGACCGGCACGGCTGAGTACGGCACGGACAGTCCGCCGCGCACTCATGCCTGGATGATCGCTATTCAGGGTGACTTCGCCGTCGCCGTGTTCGTCGAGGACGGTGACTCCGGGTCGCAGACGGCTGGTCCGTTGCTCGAAGAGTTCCTCAGCGGGATCTGA
- a CDS encoding DUF305 domain-containing protein, whose amino-acid sequence MRNNKLSTPTKAVSVIAGLAFTAAVGLTACGNDDDALDGTANDSATSGEEAGHNAADVEFAQGMIPHHVQAVDMSELVPERSDMPELRTLADEIQAAQQPEIDQMTEMLESWGEDVPDPDDPHAGHGDTSGMEGMMSDEEMAALENASGAEFDRMWLTMMIEHHEGAISMSETVLADGSDAEVEELAAEIIEVQREEIDLMRDLLEEVPS is encoded by the coding sequence ATGCGTAACAACAAACTCAGCACACCTACCAAGGCTGTGTCCGTCATCGCCGGGCTAGCCTTCACCGCCGCCGTCGGGCTCACCGCCTGCGGGAATGACGACGATGCCCTCGACGGCACCGCGAACGACAGCGCGACGAGCGGCGAAGAGGCAGGACACAACGCGGCCGACGTCGAGTTCGCCCAGGGCATGATCCCGCACCACGTCCAGGCCGTCGACATGTCGGAGCTCGTTCCGGAACGTAGCGACATGCCCGAACTACGCACGCTTGCCGATGAGATTCAGGCAGCTCAGCAGCCGGAGATCGATCAAATGACGGAGATGCTCGAGAGTTGGGGTGAGGACGTCCCGGACCCAGACGATCCACACGCCGGGCATGGCGACACCTCCGGCATGGAGGGCATGATGAGCGACGAGGAGATGGCAGCGCTCGAGAACGCCTCCGGCGCGGAATTCGACCGGATGTGGCTGACGATGATGATCGAGCATCATGAAGGCGCCATCAGCATGTCGGAAACTGTTCTCGCCGACGGTTCCGATGCCGAGGTCGAGGAGTTGGCGGCAGAGATCATCGAGGTCCAGCGGGAGGAGATCGACCTGATGCGCGATCTTCTCGAGGAGGTCCCATCGTGA
- a CDS encoding class II 3-deoxy-7-phosphoheptulonate synthase codes for MTSHADPDLFAELTAELSGFPAAQQPDWPDRGAVDQAVSELRAMPPLVFAGECDLLRERLAAVSRGEAFLLQGGDCAETFDGVTADNVRNKLKTLLQMAVVLTYAASMPVVKVGRLAGQFAKPRSKPTEIRDGVTLPAFRGDIVNGFEFSESSRTPDPARMVRAYHASAATLNLTRAFVGGGFADLHQVHAWNTDFVRSSPAGQRYERLAGRIDQALRFMRAIEVESENVHKVELYSSHEALLLDYETALTRVDSRTGQPYDVSGHFVWVGERTRQLDGAHLEFASRIRNPIGVKVGPTTSPDDLMALAEKLDPDREPGRLTFVSRMGAKAIRDGLPPLIEKAIASGLVASWICDPMHGNTYEAPSGHKTRRFDDVMDEVRGFFEVHRTLGTHPGGLHVELTGDDVTECVGGGDPIAEDGLHSRYETVCDPRLNRTQSLELAFLVAELLDTAR; via the coding sequence GTGACGTCGCATGCCGATCCCGACCTGTTCGCTGAGCTGACCGCTGAACTGAGTGGCTTCCCTGCCGCACAGCAGCCGGACTGGCCGGATCGTGGCGCGGTCGATCAGGCGGTATCTGAGCTTCGGGCCATGCCTCCTCTGGTGTTCGCCGGTGAATGCGACCTGCTCCGCGAGCGGTTGGCCGCGGTCTCGCGCGGCGAGGCATTCTTGCTGCAAGGCGGCGACTGCGCCGAGACCTTCGACGGGGTCACCGCGGACAACGTTCGCAACAAACTCAAGACGCTCCTGCAGATGGCTGTCGTGCTGACATATGCCGCCAGCATGCCGGTGGTGAAGGTCGGGCGGCTGGCCGGCCAGTTCGCCAAGCCGCGTTCCAAGCCGACTGAGATCCGCGACGGCGTCACGCTGCCGGCCTTCCGCGGCGATATCGTCAACGGTTTCGAGTTCTCTGAGAGCAGCCGCACCCCGGATCCAGCACGGATGGTGCGCGCCTACCACGCTTCGGCAGCGACACTGAACCTGACCCGCGCGTTCGTCGGAGGTGGCTTCGCCGACCTTCACCAGGTACACGCGTGGAACACCGACTTCGTCCGCTCGTCACCAGCCGGTCAGCGCTACGAGCGGTTGGCTGGCCGCATCGACCAGGCGTTGCGCTTCATGCGCGCCATCGAGGTCGAGTCGGAGAACGTCCACAAGGTCGAGCTCTACTCCAGTCACGAAGCGCTGCTGCTTGACTACGAGACCGCGCTGACCAGGGTTGATTCACGTACCGGTCAGCCGTACGACGTCTCCGGCCACTTCGTCTGGGTGGGAGAGCGCACCAGGCAGCTCGACGGCGCCCACCTGGAATTCGCGTCCCGGATCCGCAACCCGATCGGGGTGAAGGTCGGGCCCACAACGTCGCCCGACGACCTGATGGCCCTCGCGGAGAAGCTGGATCCGGACCGTGAGCCTGGTCGGCTGACCTTCGTCTCCCGGATGGGCGCCAAGGCGATACGCGACGGTCTGCCGCCATTGATCGAGAAGGCGATTGCCAGCGGTCTCGTGGCGTCGTGGATATGTGACCCGATGCACGGCAACACCTACGAGGCTCCGAGCGGGCACAAAACCCGGCGTTTCGACGACGTGATGGACGAGGTGCGTGGCTTCTTCGAGGTTCATCGCACTTTGGGCACTCACCCGGGCGGGCTGCACGTCGAGCTCACCGGCGACGACGTCACCGAGTGTGTCGGCGGCGGGGATCCCATTGCCGAGGACGGCTTGCACAGCCGCTACGAGACGGTGTGCGATCCACGGCTGAACCGCACCCAGTCTCTGGAACTTGCCTTCCTCGTCGCCGAACTGCTCGACACCGCGCGCTGA
- a CDS encoding pyrophosphate--fructose-6-phosphate 1-phosphotransferase — MPEQPIRKVAMLTAGGLAPCLSSAVGGLIERYTEIAPDVEIIGYLDGYAGLLTGRSVTITPEIRATAHRLHRFGGSPIGNSRVKLTNVEDAVKRGLVAEGQDPLQVAAEQLERDGVDVLHTIGGDDTNTTAADLAAFLARHEYQLTVVGLPKTVDNDIIPVRQSLGAWTAAEQGARYAQNVVTENTSNPRHLVIHEVMGRHCGWLTAATARAYRSWLATQEWAPEIGVDPRRWDVHAVYVPELELDIDAEAGRLRAIMDEIGCATIFLSEGAGVEEIVAELEASGQEVPRDPFGHVKLDKVNPGEWFAKQFAARLGAEKVRVEKSGYYSRSAAANADDLRLIKSCTDYAVECALRREGGLIGHDEEHGGRLRAIEFERVKGGKAFDPATPWFADLLSAINQPVS, encoded by the coding sequence ATGCCTGAACAGCCGATTCGTAAAGTCGCGATGCTGACCGCAGGGGGCTTGGCACCCTGTCTCTCGTCTGCTGTGGGCGGCCTCATCGAGCGCTACACCGAGATCGCGCCGGACGTCGAGATCATCGGCTACCTCGATGGCTACGCAGGGCTTCTTACCGGCCGCTCGGTCACGATCACGCCCGAGATCCGTGCCACTGCCCACCGGCTGCACCGATTCGGCGGAAGCCCGATCGGCAACAGCCGCGTCAAACTCACCAACGTCGAAGATGCGGTCAAGCGCGGTCTAGTGGCCGAGGGTCAGGACCCGTTGCAGGTCGCCGCGGAGCAACTGGAGCGCGACGGCGTCGACGTCCTGCACACCATCGGCGGCGACGACACCAACACCACTGCCGCCGACCTCGCGGCGTTCCTCGCTCGTCATGAGTACCAGCTGACCGTCGTCGGCCTGCCGAAGACCGTCGACAACGACATCATCCCCGTGCGCCAGAGCCTCGGGGCATGGACCGCGGCCGAGCAAGGCGCACGGTACGCACAGAACGTCGTCACCGAGAACACATCCAATCCGCGCCACCTGGTGATCCACGAGGTCATGGGCCGCCACTGCGGCTGGCTCACCGCTGCCACCGCACGCGCCTACCGGTCCTGGCTGGCTACTCAGGAATGGGCGCCGGAGATCGGTGTCGATCCGCGACGCTGGGATGTGCACGCCGTCTACGTGCCGGAACTCGAGCTCGACATCGATGCCGAGGCCGGCCGGCTGCGCGCCATCATGGACGAGATCGGCTGCGCCACCATCTTCTTGTCCGAGGGCGCCGGGGTCGAGGAGATCGTCGCCGAGCTGGAGGCATCCGGGCAGGAAGTCCCCCGCGACCCGTTCGGCCACGTCAAGCTGGACAAAGTCAATCCGGGTGAGTGGTTCGCCAAGCAATTCGCCGCGCGGCTCGGCGCGGAGAAGGTCCGCGTGGAGAAGAGCGGATACTACAGCCGGTCCGCCGCGGCCAACGCCGACGACCTTCGGCTGATCAAGAGCTGCACCGATTATGCGGTCGAGTGTGCGCTACGCCGCGAAGGCGGCCTGATCGGGCACGACGAAGAGCACGGTGGACGGCTGCGCGCCATCGAGTTCGAGCGAGTCAAGGGCGGCAAGGCGTTCGACCCCGCCACCCCGTGGTTCGCCGACTTGCTGAGCGCGATCAACCAGCCCGTCAGCTAG
- a CDS encoding LysR family transcriptional regulator, translated as MDLVRHLEYFTAIAHERHFGQAAQRLGIRQPPLSQGLKRLETELGVRLCDRGSQGVTLTEAGNALLPAAHRVLDEVEQLRLLARRQEEPAKPRISVRVSPGLGSGHYAALFAACRRSAPEADVDISEQATPDQIHDLFHARADVGVLREPAAVRGLTLGPQVNVTLNCLLPAEHPAARAGRVRLGELAGHALALPPRDQTPAAHDDLISTCERHGFLPETLHEVSDDRVIRGLVASGRCVSFTTDSPGEVASDGSVVVPIQDQPLSLLLRLAWRGALRPPIAQLPTAIVHTLVRGDDTTGRRSADRPPRAVSELPSTPS; from the coding sequence ATGGACTTGGTCCGGCATCTGGAGTACTTCACCGCCATCGCCCATGAGCGGCATTTCGGGCAGGCCGCGCAACGGCTGGGGATCCGCCAGCCACCCTTGTCACAGGGGCTCAAACGTCTCGAAACGGAACTCGGGGTACGCCTGTGCGACCGAGGCAGCCAGGGGGTCACGCTGACCGAGGCCGGGAATGCCCTACTGCCGGCGGCACACCGGGTGCTGGACGAGGTCGAACAGCTCCGGTTGCTCGCACGCCGCCAGGAAGAGCCGGCGAAGCCGCGGATCTCCGTGCGCGTGTCACCTGGCCTGGGCTCGGGCCACTATGCCGCACTCTTTGCCGCCTGCCGCCGGAGCGCACCGGAGGCCGATGTCGACATCAGCGAGCAAGCGACACCCGATCAGATCCACGACCTTTTCCATGCACGCGCCGATGTCGGAGTGCTCCGCGAGCCGGCCGCCGTACGCGGCCTCACTCTGGGCCCGCAGGTGAACGTCACGTTGAACTGTCTACTGCCTGCCGAACACCCGGCCGCTCGGGCCGGACGCGTCAGATTGGGAGAACTCGCCGGTCACGCTCTCGCACTGCCACCCCGCGATCAGACTCCGGCCGCACATGACGACCTCATAAGCACCTGTGAGCGACACGGCTTCCTACCTGAGACCTTGCACGAGGTTTCCGACGACCGCGTCATCCGTGGTTTGGTCGCCTCCGGCAGGTGCGTCAGCTTCACGACCGACAGCCCGGGCGAGGTCGCCAGCGACGGCAGCGTCGTTGTACCGATCCAGGATCAACCGCTGAGCCTGCTCCTCCGACTGGCCTGGCGGGGAGCGCTCCGCCCGCCGATCGCTCAGCTGCCCACGGCGATCGTCCACACACTAGTTCGAGGCGATGACACCACCGGCCGGCGTTCCGCGGACCGGCCGCCACGGGCCGTGTCCGAACTGCCGTCGACGCCATCCTGA